Proteins encoded by one window of Corynebacterium amycolatum:
- a CDS encoding nicotinate phosphoribosyltransferase — protein MLQASLADGSGERQVAFEVFGRRLPNERRYGVVAGTARVLDAIRNFRFTEEQLASLDFLDDRTLDYLRNYSFSGQVDGYREGELYFPASPILTVRGTFAECVILETVILSILNADSAIASAATRMVTAAGGRPIIEMGSRRTHEEAAVTAARAAYLAGFSATSNLEAAARYNIPASGTAAHAWTLLHTNPDGTTNETAAFKAQIDTLGTDTTLLVDTYDITEGVNTAIEVAGPELGGVRIDSGDLGVLARQVRQQLDSLGAHNTNIVVSSDLDEFAIAALRAEPVDVYGVGTSVVTGSGAPTAGLVYKMVEVDGVPVAKRSLDKRSHGGVKAAIRTCRRSGTAVEEIAFPLGSEIPDVGNLHYRDLTIPMMRDGEVVDGLPTLEESRDHLVKALVSLPWEGLALSRDEPVLSVRFHGV, from the coding sequence ATGCTGCAGGCATCGCTTGCCGACGGATCCGGCGAGCGCCAGGTCGCCTTCGAGGTGTTTGGCCGTCGTCTGCCGAATGAGCGCCGCTATGGCGTTGTCGCTGGGACAGCGCGTGTATTGGATGCTATCCGCAACTTCCGCTTCACCGAGGAACAGCTGGCTTCGCTGGACTTCCTCGACGACCGGACGCTAGATTACCTGCGTAACTATTCCTTCAGCGGCCAAGTCGACGGCTACCGCGAAGGAGAGCTCTACTTCCCCGCCTCGCCCATTTTGACTGTGCGGGGCACTTTCGCCGAGTGTGTCATTTTGGAGACTGTTATTCTCTCCATTCTCAATGCGGACTCCGCCATTGCCTCGGCAGCGACCCGAATGGTCACGGCTGCCGGTGGGCGCCCGATTATTGAAATGGGTTCGCGTCGTACTCATGAAGAAGCAGCTGTGACCGCTGCCCGCGCCGCCTACCTGGCAGGTTTTAGCGCCACCTCCAACTTGGAGGCAGCGGCACGGTACAACATCCCAGCCTCCGGTACCGCTGCGCACGCGTGGACTCTGTTACACACCAACCCAGATGGCACGACAAACGAGACTGCAGCCTTCAAAGCTCAGATTGACACGCTGGGGACCGACACCACTTTGTTGGTGGATACCTACGACATCACCGAGGGCGTCAATACGGCCATTGAGGTCGCGGGGCCGGAACTCGGCGGTGTACGTATTGACTCCGGTGACCTCGGAGTTCTCGCTCGCCAGGTGCGTCAGCAGCTGGACTCGCTGGGCGCACACAACACCAACATCGTAGTGTCCTCTGACCTCGACGAGTTCGCCATTGCGGCGCTGAGGGCCGAGCCGGTCGATGTCTACGGCGTGGGCACCTCTGTAGTCACTGGCTCCGGCGCACCGACTGCGGGACTGGTCTACAAGATGGTCGAAGTTGATGGGGTGCCCGTCGCCAAGCGCTCGTTGGACAAGCGAAGCCACGGTGGCGTGAAGGCGGCGATTCGTACCTGCCGCCGTTCCGGTACCGCCGTGGAGGAAATCGCTTTCCCGCTCGGCTCGGAAATCCCGGATGTGGGCAACCTGCACTACCGCGATCTAACCATTCCGATGATGCGCGATGGCGAGGTCGTCGATGGCCTACCGACCTTGGAAGAGTCCCGCGATCACTTGGTTAAGGCGCTGGTCAGCCTCCCGTGGGAGGGGCTCGCACTTTCCCGTGACGAGCCGGTACTGTCCGTCCGTTTTCACGGCGTTTAG
- the clpS gene encoding ATP-dependent Clp protease adapter ClpS, whose amino-acid sequence MSMPAATPMPTMDADVVTESNRPWQCIVWDDQVNSMSYVTYVFQMLFGMDRKKAHALMMTVHTEGKAIVSSGERDKVEADVKKLHKAGLWATMEQAD is encoded by the coding sequence ATGAGCATGCCAGCAGCAACACCGATGCCCACTATGGATGCCGATGTCGTGACGGAATCGAACCGACCCTGGCAGTGCATTGTGTGGGATGACCAGGTTAATTCGATGAGTTATGTCACCTACGTGTTCCAGATGCTCTTCGGCATGGACCGAAAGAAGGCGCACGCGCTGATGATGACGGTTCACACGGAGGGTAAGGCAATCGTGTCTTCCGGTGAGCGTGACAAGGTAGAGGCCGATGTGAAGAAGCTCCACAAGGCGGGCTTGTGGGCAACAATGGAGCAGGCTGACTAA
- a CDS encoding DUF2017 domain-containing protein produces MRPWKRKRSLLGGGIKYVTAFEGTERDLLLNLAATVADSLMERARSAPKDELAEMTGMPVGHSEAPADPKLARLLPDFTKPGEESVEGENALMRQLHESEIVESKLHSLRAIIDALEPAESGQVSISESDAHAWVAGINDLRIYLHVSMENLNGSIEQIEQTDAMYQWLSYNQESLLDQLMSE; encoded by the coding sequence ATGCGTCCTTGGAAGCGCAAGCGATCCCTTCTCGGCGGTGGCATCAAGTACGTCACGGCTTTTGAAGGCACGGAGCGGGATTTGCTGCTGAATCTGGCTGCTACTGTGGCGGACTCGCTGATGGAGCGAGCCCGGTCGGCGCCGAAGGATGAGCTCGCGGAAATGACGGGAATGCCCGTCGGACACTCCGAGGCCCCAGCCGATCCTAAGCTTGCGCGACTGTTGCCGGACTTCACCAAGCCGGGTGAGGAGAGCGTGGAGGGGGAAAACGCCCTCATGCGCCAGCTGCATGAGTCGGAGATTGTAGAGAGCAAGCTCCATTCCCTGCGTGCGATTATCGACGCACTGGAGCCCGCCGAGTCGGGGCAGGTATCCATTTCGGAAAGCGATGCCCATGCCTGGGTTGCAGGAATCAATGACCTACGTATTTACCTGCACGTTTCCATGGAGAACCTCAATGGCTCCATCGAGCAGATTGAGCAGACCGACGCGATGTACCAGTGGCTGTCCTACAACCAAGAGTCACTGCTGGATCAGCTTATGAGTGAGTAA
- a CDS encoding ATP-dependent DNA helicase, producing the protein MEALLDAAVKGLGGTTRPNQVKMSRSVASAFARERHLAVQAGTGTGKSLAYLVPAIVQAMESDESVIVSTATIALQRQLVERDLPRLVSSLEPHLSRTPTFAILKGRSNYLCKSKVGNVIKDPVIDGDESEPTGMGGPTALLSEAQLSRTAAEVMRLREWANDTDTGDRDSLDKGVSNEAWRQVSVTARECVGAISCPFGEECFAEQARREASNVDIVVTNHALLAIDALSDAMILPQHDCVVIDEAHELDGRITSVATDELSPAGITMMARRARKFGAAEQVDDVTDATDLLGETVALLADAYSGALEEIPGELGAALASLRDSLWQLQTTLGTSGSGNSGGSGSGGSGSDSDSTERQTVRAAVENMHDTVVRILEFSSDDVVWLGENKTVYVAPLSIAALLRERLFGESTVVLTSATLALGGKFDAMAAAWGLPSGGWDGLDVGTPFDPQKSGILYVARDLPRPGRDGATPKQFAIMERLIRAAGGRTLGLFSSRRGAEAAAEEMRKRLPYDVLCQGDDSIGALVDRFAANPQTCLFGTLTLWQGVDVPGPSLSCVIIDRIPFPRPDDPLLSARSDAANAAGRNGFMEVSATHAALLMAQGSGRLLRQVDDRGVVAVLDSRLATARYGSWIAASMPDFWRTTDLNVAAGALTRLTRDS; encoded by the coding sequence ATCGAAGCTCTTCTCGATGCAGCAGTGAAGGGACTCGGCGGAACAACTCGCCCGAATCAGGTCAAAATGTCCCGGTCGGTGGCCTCCGCCTTTGCGCGCGAGCGACACCTAGCGGTACAAGCCGGTACCGGTACTGGTAAGTCACTGGCCTACCTGGTGCCCGCCATTGTGCAAGCAATGGAGTCCGACGAGTCGGTAATCGTTTCCACGGCGACCATTGCGCTGCAACGCCAGCTGGTCGAACGCGACTTGCCGCGGCTAGTCAGTTCGCTAGAGCCACACTTGTCCCGCACGCCAACCTTCGCAATCCTCAAAGGCCGCTCAAACTACCTGTGCAAGTCCAAGGTCGGAAATGTCATCAAAGATCCCGTCATCGACGGTGATGAATCCGAGCCGACCGGTATGGGCGGCCCAACTGCTCTACTCAGCGAAGCGCAGCTCAGCCGAACCGCTGCCGAGGTCATGCGGCTACGCGAGTGGGCCAATGACACCGACACCGGCGACCGCGACAGCCTGGACAAGGGCGTCTCCAACGAAGCCTGGCGGCAGGTCTCCGTCACGGCCCGCGAATGCGTCGGCGCCATTTCCTGCCCTTTCGGCGAGGAGTGTTTCGCCGAACAAGCCCGCCGCGAGGCCTCCAACGTCGACATCGTTGTCACCAACCACGCCCTGTTGGCCATCGATGCGCTCTCCGACGCCATGATCTTGCCGCAGCACGACTGCGTCGTCATTGATGAGGCTCACGAGCTCGACGGCCGAATCACCTCCGTTGCCACCGACGAGCTCTCCCCTGCCGGTATCACCATGATGGCCCGGCGCGCCCGCAAATTCGGCGCCGCAGAGCAGGTCGATGATGTCACCGATGCCACGGATCTACTCGGCGAGACCGTCGCATTGCTTGCCGACGCCTACAGCGGCGCACTCGAAGAAATTCCCGGTGAGCTGGGAGCGGCACTAGCTTCGCTCCGCGATAGCCTGTGGCAACTGCAAACCACGCTGGGCACCTCTGGCTCAGGCAACTCTGGCGGGTCGGGCTCCGGGGGTTCGGGTTCCGACTCTGACAGCACGGAGCGCCAGACCGTGCGCGCAGCCGTGGAGAATATGCACGATACTGTCGTCCGGATTCTCGAGTTCAGCAGCGACGATGTCGTATGGCTTGGCGAGAACAAGACAGTTTATGTCGCTCCCCTGTCCATCGCAGCACTACTTCGCGAACGCCTCTTCGGCGAATCCACCGTCGTTTTGACCTCAGCAACACTTGCTCTTGGCGGCAAGTTCGATGCTATGGCCGCTGCCTGGGGGCTTCCCTCCGGCGGGTGGGATGGCTTGGACGTCGGCACGCCCTTTGACCCGCAGAAATCTGGCATCCTCTACGTCGCACGCGACCTGCCTCGTCCTGGACGCGACGGCGCCACGCCAAAGCAGTTCGCGATCATGGAACGCCTCATCCGCGCCGCTGGTGGGCGAACGCTGGGGCTGTTTTCTTCTCGCCGAGGCGCCGAGGCAGCGGCGGAGGAAATGCGCAAGCGCCTGCCTTACGACGTCCTGTGCCAAGGCGATGACTCTATCGGCGCTCTGGTTGATCGCTTCGCAGCTAATCCACAGACATGTTTGTTTGGCACGCTGACGCTGTGGCAAGGCGTCGATGTTCCTGGCCCATCGCTATCGTGTGTCATCATCGATCGTATCCCGTTCCCCCGACCCGACGACCCGCTACTGTCCGCGCGCTCCGATGCGGCTAATGCCGCTGGCCGAAACGGTTTTATGGAGGTTTCAGCGACACATGCAGCGCTACTGATGGCGCAAGGTTCTGGTCGTCTGCTACGTCAAGTCGATGACCGCGGTGTCGTCGCGGTACTGGATTCACGGTTGGCGACGGCGCGCTATGGATCCTGGATTGCCGCATCGATGCCTGACTTCTGGCGGACGACTGACCTCAATGTCGCTGCTGGTGCACTGACTAGGCTGACGCGGGACAGCTAG